A genomic stretch from Acinonyx jubatus isolate Ajub_Pintada_27869175 chromosome E2, VMU_Ajub_asm_v1.0, whole genome shotgun sequence includes:
- the TSNAXIP1 gene encoding translin-associated factor X-interacting protein 1 isoform X4 gives MLAVRLPEGHGLPEAAVLQLRDHFEVSKLRKNLAEEYLHYLSERDARKILIADLNELRYQREDMSLAQSPGIWGEDPVKLTLALKMTRQDLTRTQMELNTMKANFGDVVPRRDFEMQEKTNKDLQEQLDSLRDDYEEVCKEHELLLQLHMTTLKERDQFYSELQEIQRTSTPRPDWTKCEGVVAGGPDRWQMLAEGKNSDQLVDVLLEEIGEGLLREKDFFPGLGYGEAIPSFLRFDGIVENKKPTKKDVVNLLKDAWKERLVEEQKEKFPDFFFNFLENRFGPGDAMAWAYTIFENIKLFRSNEVMSQFYALLMGKRSESVYIKQKETVVQLLKEMTNADSQNEGLITMENLSTALKSTFPFKREERIQQLMEAGGWHSNSSNADLLNYHSLFIEDEEGQSMPFVQKLWEQYMDEKDEYLQELKQELGLELHDKVTLPKVREALMNIDPGLDKQTLNSYLSQAFQLPMTELPEEGEEKEEGIVEQLQIALEQLQMIDLRRMGPREQEPAS, from the exons GTGTCCAAACTGAGGAAGAATTTGGCTGAGGAGTACCTGCACTACCTCAGTGAGCGAGATGCCCGCAAGATCCTCATTGCAGACTTGAATGAGCTGCGGTACCAGCGGGAAGACATGTCACTAGCCCAGTCCCCAG GCATCTGGGGCGAGGACCCCGTTAAGTTAACACTGGCTCTGAAGATGACCCGGCAAGACCTGACCCGCACACAGATGGAACTCAACACCATGAAAGCCAACTTTGGAGATGTGGTGCCCAGGAGGGACTTTGAAATGCAGGAGAAGACCAACAAGGATCTGCAGGAGCAG TTGGACAGCCTGAGAGATGACTATGAAGAGGTCTGCAAGGAGCACGAGTTACTGCTACAGTTGCACATGACCACACTGAAGGAGCGGGACCAGTTTTATTCTGAGCTCCAGGAGATCCAGCGTACCTCTACACCACGGCCTGACTGGACCAAGTGTGAAG GTGTGGTGGCTGGGGGCCCAGATCGCTGGCAAATGCTGGCCGAGGGCAAAAACAGTGACCAGCTGGTGGATGTGCTCTTGGAGGAGATTGGCGAGGGCCTGCTCCGGGAGAAAGACTTCTTTCCTGGTCTG GGCTATGGGGAAGCCATCCCCTCTTTCCTTCGATTTGATGGCATTGTGGAGAACAAGAAGCCAACCAAGAAGGATGTGGTAAACCTACTCAAAGATGCCTGGAAGGAACGTCTTGTTGAGGAGCAG aaagagaaattcccagatttcttcttcaatttcctggaGAATCGCTTTGGACCTGGTGATGCCATGGCCTGGGCTTACaccatttttgaaaatatcaagCTCTTCCGTTCTAATGAGGTCATGAGCCAGTTCTATGCACTCTTGATGGGAAAG AGGAGCGAGAGTGTGTACATCAAGCAGAAGGAGACCGTAGTACAGTTGCTGAAGGAGATGACAAATGCTGACAGTCAGAATGAGGGGCTGATAACCATGGAAAACTTAAG CACTGCCCTTAAGAGCACCTTCCCCttcaagagggaagagagaatccagcAGCTGATGGAGGCAGGGGGCTGGCATTCCAACAGTAGCAATGCAGACTTGCTCAACTACCACTCATTGTTTATAGAG GATGAGGAGGGCCAGAGTATGCCCTTTGTGCAAAAGCTGTGGGAACAGTACATGGATGAAAAGGATGAGTACTTACAGGAGCTAAAGCAGGAGCTGGGCCTGGAACT CCATGATAAAGTAACCCTACCCAAGGTACGTGAAGCCCTGATGAACATTGATCCCGGCCTGGACAAACAGACCCTGAATAGCTATTTGAGCCAGGCCTTCCAGCTCCCCATGACAGAACTGCCTGAGGAgggtgaagagaaggaagaaggcattGTGGAACAGCTCCAGATTGCCCTGGAACAGCTTCAGATGATTGACCTCAGGCGCATGGGGCCTCGAGAGCAGGAGCCTGCAAGCTAG
- the CENPT gene encoding centromere protein T gives MAEAMADSYSQDSEPTTRTLLRRVLDTADTRTPQRRRSAGIGAQKSLLETPSSRRLSSSTKTNARRRSQRARSIGRLAHVQTSGHLEEQTPRTLLKNILLTAPESSIMMPESVVKPVPTPQVVQSSRQESIRGSLELQLPELEPPTTLALGLLAPGRRKRRLRLSVFQQGIDQGLPLSQEPCGNASASSLTSSLNLTFATPLQPQSVHRPGLARRPPTRRAVDVGAFLQDLQDTSLALASPGNSLRTPVATLPTDTVLEDTQPFSQPLVGHSPSVYHSLPCLSYTEAKDAEKAVSHRTQRSGPKLQNHSPGKPAQLLAGKSKKVDALAMSFPNTSSAIAGEDEVEPLQGGVGENAEERMEESLSVSEVKDTTGTQGSVRTDKSDRNETSEAVEAKEPEGSSGDENISGRTASPELASSTTEFLQARQLQFLESAPPPSTAILSSEPLEPLPTRLPPRVRTLGPRPRQDPHKTGLNHYVKLFSFYAKMPMEKKALEMVEKCLDKYFQHLCDDLEVFAAHAGRKTVRPEDLELLMRRQGLVNDQVSLHVLVERHLPLEYRQLLIPCAFSGNSVFPAQ, from the exons ATGGCTGAGGCAATGGCGGATAGCTACAGCCAGGACAGCGAGCCTACCACACGCACGTTGCTGCGGCGCGTGCTGGATACCGCGGACACGCGCACCCCGCAGCGACGCCGAAGTGCTGGAATTGG TGCCCAGAAATCCCTACTTGAAACACCTTCCTCCAGGAGGTTGAGCAGCTCAACAAAGACAAATGCAAGGCGGCGTTCCCAAAGAGCCAGG TCTATTGGCAGATTGGCCCATGTTCAAACCAGTGGACACCTGGAGGAACAGACACCCCGGACTCTGCTGAAGAACATCCTTCTAACTG CCCCAGAATCTTCCATCATGATGCCAGAGTCAGTGGTCAAGCCAGTGCCAACACCGCAGGTGGTCCAATCCTCTAGACAGGAAAGCATTCGGGGCAG CCTGGAGCTGCAACttcctgagcttgagcccccTACAACCCTGGCTCTCGGTCTGCTGGCTCCTGGCAGGAGGAAGCGGAGGCTGAGATTGTCAGTCTTTCAGCAAGGAATAGACCAGGGGCTGCCTCTCTCCCAAG AGCCTTGTGGGAATGCCAGTGCCTCTTCTCTCACCAG ttCCCTCAACTTGACCTTTGCCACACCTCTTCAGCCACAGTCAGTGCACAGGCCTGGTTTGGCTCGCAGACCTCCCACCCGTCGAGCTGTAGATGTGGGTGCATTTTTGCAGGATTTGCAAGATACTTCCCTGGCCTTGGCTTCTCCAG GTAACAGCCTCAGAACCCCTGTTGCTACCCTGCCAACCGACACCGTGTTGGAGGACACTCAGCCCTTCTCCCAGCCCTTGGTTGGCCATTCCCCCAGTGTGTACCActccctgccctgtctctcttACACTGAGGCTAAAGATGCTGAGAAGGCTGTCAGTCACAGGACACAGAGGAGTGGGCCTAAGCTGCAGAACCACA GTCCTGGAAAACCAGCCCAACTTCTGGCAGGAAAGTCAAAGAAGGTTGATGCCCTTGCTATGAGCTTCCCAAAcaccagcagtgctattgctggagaAGATGAAGTAGAGCCCTTACAGGGTGgagttggtgagaatgcagaagAGAGGATGGAGGAAAGTTTGAGTGTGAGTGAAGTGAAGGACACAACAGGAACACAAGGATCTGTTAGGACAGACAAGTCTGACAGAAATGAAACATCAGAAGCTGTTGAGGCCAAGGAGCCAGAGGGATCTTCAGGAGATGAGAACATCTCTGGTAGGACAG CAAGTCCAGAATTGGCCTCCAGCACCACTGAGTTTCTTCAGGCCAGGCAACTTCAGTTTCTTGAGTCAGCCCCACCGCCTAGCACTGCCAT CTTATCCTCAGAGCCTCTGGAGCCTCTACCGACCAGGCTTCCTCCCAGGGTCAGAACCCTTGGCCCCAGGCCCCGTCAAGATCCCCACAAGACTGGATTGAACCACTATGTGAAACTCTTCAGCTTCTATGCTAAGATGCCCATGGAGAAGAAGGCTCTTGAAATGGTGGAGAAGTG CCTGGACAAGTATTTCCAGCATCTTTGTGACGACCTGGAGGTGTTTGCTGCTCATGCTGGCCGCAAGACTGTGAGACCAGAGGACCTGGAACTGCTGATGCGTCG GCAGGGCCTGGTCAACGACCAAGTCTCTTTGCATGTGCTTGTGGAGCGGCACCTGCCCCTGGAATACCGGCAGCTGCTCATCCCTTGTGCATTCAGTGGTAACTCTGTCTTTCCTGCTCAGTAG
- the TSNAXIP1 gene encoding translin-associated factor X-interacting protein 1 isoform X2 — protein MASPKPRCSSFATTSRTHIQPSGVTVDDSYLTETKSSQNRKFSQRQKTLSCQFSIGGHLSPWPTYTSGQTILHNRKPCSYDYRKRAGSWQQQPLGTTKPRYLEQLENYLRKELLLLDLSTDSAQELRLQPYREIFEFFIEDFKTYKPLLSSIKNAYEVMLAHQREKIRALEPLKAKLVTMNEDCNERILAMRAEERYEISMLKKEKMNLLKLIDKKNEEKISLQSEVSKLRKNLAEEYLHYLSERDARKILIADLNELRYQREDMSLAQSPGIWGEDPVKLTLALKMTRQDLTRTQMELNTMKANFGDVVPRRDFEMQEKTNKDLQEQLDSLRDDYEEVCKEHELLLQLHMTTLKERDQFYSELQEIQRTSTPRPDWTKCEGVVAGGPDRWQMLAEGKNSDQLVDVLLEEIGEGLLREKDFFPGLGYGEAIPSFLRFDGIVENKKPTKKDVVNLLKDAWKERLVEEQKEKFPDFFFNFLENRFGPGDAMAWAYTIFENIKLFRSNEVMSQFYALLMGKRSESVYIKQKETVVQLLKEMTNADSQNEGLITMENLSTALKSTFPFKREERIQQLMEAGGWHSNSSNADLLNYHSLFIEDEEGQSMPFVQKLWEQYMDEKDEYLQELKQELGLELHDKVTLPKVREALMNIDPGLDKQTLNSYLSQAFQLPMTELPEEGEEKEEGIVEQLQIALEQLQMIDLRRMGPREQEPAS, from the exons aaCACACATACAGCCTTCAGGAGTGACCGTAGATGACTCCTACCTCACAGAAACCAAGAGCTCCCAGAACCGAAAGTTTTCCCAGAGACAGAAGACGCTG TCCTGTCAGTTCTCCATTGGTGGGCACCTGTCCCCATGGCCCACATACACCAGTGGTCAGACCATTCTGCATAATCGAAAGCCCTGTTCATATGATTACCGGAAACGAGCAGG TAGTTGGCAGCAGCAGCCCCTGGGCACTACTAAGCCGAGATACCTGGAGCAGCTAGAGAACTACCTACGCAAGGAGCTTCTCCTGCTGGACCTGAGCACAGATTCTGCCCAGGAGCTGAGGTTGCAG CCTTACAGAGAAATCTTTGAGTTCTTCATAGAGGACTTTAAAACGTACAAGCCATTGCTATCTTCCATCAAGAATGCATATGAGGTGATGCTGG CCCACCAGAGGGAGAAGATTCGGGCTCTGGAGCCCTTGAAGGCCAAACTTGTCACTATGAATGAGGACTGCAACGAGAGGATCCTGGCCATGCGGGCTGAGGAGAGATATGAAATCTCCATgctgaagaaagagaagatgaattTGCTAAAACTCATTGACAAAAAGAACGAGGAGAAGATCTCATTGCAGAGCGAG GTGTCCAAACTGAGGAAGAATTTGGCTGAGGAGTACCTGCACTACCTCAGTGAGCGAGATGCCCGCAAGATCCTCATTGCAGACTTGAATGAGCTGCGGTACCAGCGGGAAGACATGTCACTAGCCCAGTCCCCAG GCATCTGGGGCGAGGACCCCGTTAAGTTAACACTGGCTCTGAAGATGACCCGGCAAGACCTGACCCGCACACAGATGGAACTCAACACCATGAAAGCCAACTTTGGAGATGTGGTGCCCAGGAGGGACTTTGAAATGCAGGAGAAGACCAACAAGGATCTGCAGGAGCAG TTGGACAGCCTGAGAGATGACTATGAAGAGGTCTGCAAGGAGCACGAGTTACTGCTACAGTTGCACATGACCACACTGAAGGAGCGGGACCAGTTTTATTCTGAGCTCCAGGAGATCCAGCGTACCTCTACACCACGGCCTGACTGGACCAAGTGTGAAG GTGTGGTGGCTGGGGGCCCAGATCGCTGGCAAATGCTGGCCGAGGGCAAAAACAGTGACCAGCTGGTGGATGTGCTCTTGGAGGAGATTGGCGAGGGCCTGCTCCGGGAGAAAGACTTCTTTCCTGGTCTG GGCTATGGGGAAGCCATCCCCTCTTTCCTTCGATTTGATGGCATTGTGGAGAACAAGAAGCCAACCAAGAAGGATGTGGTAAACCTACTCAAAGATGCCTGGAAGGAACGTCTTGTTGAGGAGCAG aaagagaaattcccagatttcttcttcaatttcctggaGAATCGCTTTGGACCTGGTGATGCCATGGCCTGGGCTTACaccatttttgaaaatatcaagCTCTTCCGTTCTAATGAGGTCATGAGCCAGTTCTATGCACTCTTGATGGGAAAG AGGAGCGAGAGTGTGTACATCAAGCAGAAGGAGACCGTAGTACAGTTGCTGAAGGAGATGACAAATGCTGACAGTCAGAATGAGGGGCTGATAACCATGGAAAACTTAAG CACTGCCCTTAAGAGCACCTTCCCCttcaagagggaagagagaatccagcAGCTGATGGAGGCAGGGGGCTGGCATTCCAACAGTAGCAATGCAGACTTGCTCAACTACCACTCATTGTTTATAGAG GATGAGGAGGGCCAGAGTATGCCCTTTGTGCAAAAGCTGTGGGAACAGTACATGGATGAAAAGGATGAGTACTTACAGGAGCTAAAGCAGGAGCTGGGCCTGGAACT CCATGATAAAGTAACCCTACCCAAGGTACGTGAAGCCCTGATGAACATTGATCCCGGCCTGGACAAACAGACCCTGAATAGCTATTTGAGCCAGGCCTTCCAGCTCCCCATGACAGAACTGCCTGAGGAgggtgaagagaaggaagaaggcattGTGGAACAGCTCCAGATTGCCCTGGAACAGCTTCAGATGATTGACCTCAGGCGCATGGGGCCTCGAGAGCAGGAGCCTGCAAGCTAG
- the TSNAXIP1 gene encoding translin-associated factor X-interacting protein 1 isoform X3 — protein MLAVRLPEGHGLPEAAVLQLRDHFESCQFSIGGHLSPWPTYTSGQTILHNRKPCSYDYRKRAGSWQQQPLGTTKPRYLEQLENYLRKELLLLDLSTDSAQELRLQPYREIFEFFIEDFKTYKPLLSSIKNAYEVMLAHQREKIRALEPLKAKLVTMNEDCNERILAMRAEERYEISMLKKEKMNLLKLIDKKNEEKISLQSEVSKLRKNLAEEYLHYLSERDARKILIADLNELRYQREDMSLAQSPGIWGEDPVKLTLALKMTRQDLTRTQMELNTMKANFGDVVPRRDFEMQEKTNKDLQEQLDSLRDDYEEVCKEHELLLQLHMTTLKERDQFYSELQEIQRTSTPRPDWTKCEGVVAGGPDRWQMLAEGKNSDQLVDVLLEEIGEGLLREKDFFPGLGYGEAIPSFLRFDGIVENKKPTKKDVVNLLKDAWKERLVEEQKEKFPDFFFNFLENRFGPGDAMAWAYTIFENIKLFRSNEVMSQFYALLMGKRSESVYIKQKETVVQLLKEMTNADSQNEGLITMENLSTALKSTFPFKREERIQQLMEAGGWHSNSSNADLLNYHSLFIEP, from the exons TCCTGTCAGTTCTCCATTGGTGGGCACCTGTCCCCATGGCCCACATACACCAGTGGTCAGACCATTCTGCATAATCGAAAGCCCTGTTCATATGATTACCGGAAACGAGCAGG TAGTTGGCAGCAGCAGCCCCTGGGCACTACTAAGCCGAGATACCTGGAGCAGCTAGAGAACTACCTACGCAAGGAGCTTCTCCTGCTGGACCTGAGCACAGATTCTGCCCAGGAGCTGAGGTTGCAG CCTTACAGAGAAATCTTTGAGTTCTTCATAGAGGACTTTAAAACGTACAAGCCATTGCTATCTTCCATCAAGAATGCATATGAGGTGATGCTGG CCCACCAGAGGGAGAAGATTCGGGCTCTGGAGCCCTTGAAGGCCAAACTTGTCACTATGAATGAGGACTGCAACGAGAGGATCCTGGCCATGCGGGCTGAGGAGAGATATGAAATCTCCATgctgaagaaagagaagatgaattTGCTAAAACTCATTGACAAAAAGAACGAGGAGAAGATCTCATTGCAGAGCGAG GTGTCCAAACTGAGGAAGAATTTGGCTGAGGAGTACCTGCACTACCTCAGTGAGCGAGATGCCCGCAAGATCCTCATTGCAGACTTGAATGAGCTGCGGTACCAGCGGGAAGACATGTCACTAGCCCAGTCCCCAG GCATCTGGGGCGAGGACCCCGTTAAGTTAACACTGGCTCTGAAGATGACCCGGCAAGACCTGACCCGCACACAGATGGAACTCAACACCATGAAAGCCAACTTTGGAGATGTGGTGCCCAGGAGGGACTTTGAAATGCAGGAGAAGACCAACAAGGATCTGCAGGAGCAG TTGGACAGCCTGAGAGATGACTATGAAGAGGTCTGCAAGGAGCACGAGTTACTGCTACAGTTGCACATGACCACACTGAAGGAGCGGGACCAGTTTTATTCTGAGCTCCAGGAGATCCAGCGTACCTCTACACCACGGCCTGACTGGACCAAGTGTGAAG GTGTGGTGGCTGGGGGCCCAGATCGCTGGCAAATGCTGGCCGAGGGCAAAAACAGTGACCAGCTGGTGGATGTGCTCTTGGAGGAGATTGGCGAGGGCCTGCTCCGGGAGAAAGACTTCTTTCCTGGTCTG GGCTATGGGGAAGCCATCCCCTCTTTCCTTCGATTTGATGGCATTGTGGAGAACAAGAAGCCAACCAAGAAGGATGTGGTAAACCTACTCAAAGATGCCTGGAAGGAACGTCTTGTTGAGGAGCAG aaagagaaattcccagatttcttcttcaatttcctggaGAATCGCTTTGGACCTGGTGATGCCATGGCCTGGGCTTACaccatttttgaaaatatcaagCTCTTCCGTTCTAATGAGGTCATGAGCCAGTTCTATGCACTCTTGATGGGAAAG AGGAGCGAGAGTGTGTACATCAAGCAGAAGGAGACCGTAGTACAGTTGCTGAAGGAGATGACAAATGCTGACAGTCAGAATGAGGGGCTGATAACCATGGAAAACTTAAG CACTGCCCTTAAGAGCACCTTCCCCttcaagagggaagagagaatccagcAGCTGATGGAGGCAGGGGGCTGGCATTCCAACAGTAGCAATGCAGACTTGCTCAACTACCACTCATTGTTTATAGAG CCATGA
- the TSNAXIP1 gene encoding translin-associated factor X-interacting protein 1 isoform X1, whose protein sequence is MLAVRLPEGHGLPEAAVLQLRDHFESCQFSIGGHLSPWPTYTSGQTILHNRKPCSYDYRKRAGSWQQQPLGTTKPRYLEQLENYLRKELLLLDLSTDSAQELRLQPYREIFEFFIEDFKTYKPLLSSIKNAYEVMLAHQREKIRALEPLKAKLVTMNEDCNERILAMRAEERYEISMLKKEKMNLLKLIDKKNEEKISLQSEVSKLRKNLAEEYLHYLSERDARKILIADLNELRYQREDMSLAQSPGIWGEDPVKLTLALKMTRQDLTRTQMELNTMKANFGDVVPRRDFEMQEKTNKDLQEQLDSLRDDYEEVCKEHELLLQLHMTTLKERDQFYSELQEIQRTSTPRPDWTKCEGVVAGGPDRWQMLAEGKNSDQLVDVLLEEIGEGLLREKDFFPGLGYGEAIPSFLRFDGIVENKKPTKKDVVNLLKDAWKERLVEEQKEKFPDFFFNFLENRFGPGDAMAWAYTIFENIKLFRSNEVMSQFYALLMGKRSESVYIKQKETVVQLLKEMTNADSQNEGLITMENLSTALKSTFPFKREERIQQLMEAGGWHSNSSNADLLNYHSLFIEDEEGQSMPFVQKLWEQYMDEKDEYLQELKQELGLELHDKVTLPKVREALMNIDPGLDKQTLNSYLSQAFQLPMTELPEEGEEKEEGIVEQLQIALEQLQMIDLRRMGPREQEPAS, encoded by the exons TCCTGTCAGTTCTCCATTGGTGGGCACCTGTCCCCATGGCCCACATACACCAGTGGTCAGACCATTCTGCATAATCGAAAGCCCTGTTCATATGATTACCGGAAACGAGCAGG TAGTTGGCAGCAGCAGCCCCTGGGCACTACTAAGCCGAGATACCTGGAGCAGCTAGAGAACTACCTACGCAAGGAGCTTCTCCTGCTGGACCTGAGCACAGATTCTGCCCAGGAGCTGAGGTTGCAG CCTTACAGAGAAATCTTTGAGTTCTTCATAGAGGACTTTAAAACGTACAAGCCATTGCTATCTTCCATCAAGAATGCATATGAGGTGATGCTGG CCCACCAGAGGGAGAAGATTCGGGCTCTGGAGCCCTTGAAGGCCAAACTTGTCACTATGAATGAGGACTGCAACGAGAGGATCCTGGCCATGCGGGCTGAGGAGAGATATGAAATCTCCATgctgaagaaagagaagatgaattTGCTAAAACTCATTGACAAAAAGAACGAGGAGAAGATCTCATTGCAGAGCGAG GTGTCCAAACTGAGGAAGAATTTGGCTGAGGAGTACCTGCACTACCTCAGTGAGCGAGATGCCCGCAAGATCCTCATTGCAGACTTGAATGAGCTGCGGTACCAGCGGGAAGACATGTCACTAGCCCAGTCCCCAG GCATCTGGGGCGAGGACCCCGTTAAGTTAACACTGGCTCTGAAGATGACCCGGCAAGACCTGACCCGCACACAGATGGAACTCAACACCATGAAAGCCAACTTTGGAGATGTGGTGCCCAGGAGGGACTTTGAAATGCAGGAGAAGACCAACAAGGATCTGCAGGAGCAG TTGGACAGCCTGAGAGATGACTATGAAGAGGTCTGCAAGGAGCACGAGTTACTGCTACAGTTGCACATGACCACACTGAAGGAGCGGGACCAGTTTTATTCTGAGCTCCAGGAGATCCAGCGTACCTCTACACCACGGCCTGACTGGACCAAGTGTGAAG GTGTGGTGGCTGGGGGCCCAGATCGCTGGCAAATGCTGGCCGAGGGCAAAAACAGTGACCAGCTGGTGGATGTGCTCTTGGAGGAGATTGGCGAGGGCCTGCTCCGGGAGAAAGACTTCTTTCCTGGTCTG GGCTATGGGGAAGCCATCCCCTCTTTCCTTCGATTTGATGGCATTGTGGAGAACAAGAAGCCAACCAAGAAGGATGTGGTAAACCTACTCAAAGATGCCTGGAAGGAACGTCTTGTTGAGGAGCAG aaagagaaattcccagatttcttcttcaatttcctggaGAATCGCTTTGGACCTGGTGATGCCATGGCCTGGGCTTACaccatttttgaaaatatcaagCTCTTCCGTTCTAATGAGGTCATGAGCCAGTTCTATGCACTCTTGATGGGAAAG AGGAGCGAGAGTGTGTACATCAAGCAGAAGGAGACCGTAGTACAGTTGCTGAAGGAGATGACAAATGCTGACAGTCAGAATGAGGGGCTGATAACCATGGAAAACTTAAG CACTGCCCTTAAGAGCACCTTCCCCttcaagagggaagagagaatccagcAGCTGATGGAGGCAGGGGGCTGGCATTCCAACAGTAGCAATGCAGACTTGCTCAACTACCACTCATTGTTTATAGAG GATGAGGAGGGCCAGAGTATGCCCTTTGTGCAAAAGCTGTGGGAACAGTACATGGATGAAAAGGATGAGTACTTACAGGAGCTAAAGCAGGAGCTGGGCCTGGAACT CCATGATAAAGTAACCCTACCCAAGGTACGTGAAGCCCTGATGAACATTGATCCCGGCCTGGACAAACAGACCCTGAATAGCTATTTGAGCCAGGCCTTCCAGCTCCCCATGACAGAACTGCCTGAGGAgggtgaagagaaggaagaaggcattGTGGAACAGCTCCAGATTGCCCTGGAACAGCTTCAGATGATTGACCTCAGGCGCATGGGGCCTCGAGAGCAGGAGCCTGCAAGCTAG